One Bradyrhizobium sp. ISRA464 genomic window carries:
- a CDS encoding serine hydrolase, whose translation MSVATAASQQPQTAAESDPQTLGWMQGFPPPADRTITFQDGSFRSFPELRWAWSNMRQLVPTVNVWRGPGPASVLPREDHDIGASASVTMDGRPMTFARMLEETYADGIAVLHRGKLIYERYFGALKPHKPHIAMSATKSFTGTLAGILIAEGKIDPLAPITDYVPELKASPFGDARVHEAMDMTTGLAYTEVYTDRNSDVWGLRRANGMAPIPEGYQGATTIFDFLCAQKKQGEHGKAFAYKTVNSDVLAWICRRASGMTLSDLLSERIWTPMGAEEDAHYHVDRIGTESGGGGLSTTLRDLARFGETIRNHGRFNGRQIVPVSVVEDIARGGDPEKFKPAGYTTLPGASYRNQWWVTHNAHGAFMARGVHGQGIYIDPKAEMVIARYASHPAAGNAANDPVTLPAYMALAKDLMAGG comes from the coding sequence ATGTCCGTTGCGACCGCCGCTAGCCAGCAGCCCCAGACCGCCGCCGAGAGCGATCCGCAAACGCTGGGCTGGATGCAGGGCTTTCCGCCGCCGGCCGATCGCACCATCACGTTCCAGGACGGTTCGTTCCGCAGCTTTCCCGAGTTGCGGTGGGCCTGGAGCAATATGCGGCAACTGGTGCCGACCGTGAACGTCTGGCGCGGGCCTGGGCCCGCATCCGTGCTGCCGCGCGAAGATCACGACATCGGCGCGTCCGCGTCGGTCACCATGGACGGCCGTCCGATGACCTTTGCGCGCATGCTCGAGGAAACCTATGCCGACGGCATCGCGGTGCTGCACCGGGGCAAGCTGATCTACGAGCGCTATTTCGGCGCGCTGAAGCCGCACAAGCCGCACATCGCGATGTCGGCGACGAAATCGTTCACCGGCACGCTCGCCGGCATCCTGATCGCGGAGGGCAAGATCGATCCGTTAGCTCCGATCACCGACTATGTGCCGGAGCTGAAGGCGAGCCCGTTCGGCGACGCGCGCGTGCACGAGGCGATGGATATGACCACGGGTCTCGCCTACACCGAGGTCTACACCGACAGGAATTCCGACGTGTGGGGGCTGCGGCGCGCCAACGGCATGGCGCCGATCCCGGAGGGCTATCAAGGCGCGACCACGATTTTCGATTTCCTCTGCGCGCAGAAGAAGCAGGGCGAGCACGGCAAGGCCTTCGCCTACAAGACCGTCAATTCAGACGTGCTGGCCTGGATCTGCCGGCGCGCCAGCGGCATGACGCTGTCGGACCTTCTCTCCGAGCGAATCTGGACGCCGATGGGCGCGGAGGAGGATGCGCATTATCACGTCGACCGCATCGGCACCGAGAGCGGCGGTGGCGGGCTGTCGACGACGCTGCGCGATCTGGCCCGGTTCGGCGAAACGATCCGCAATCACGGCCGCTTCAACGGCCGCCAGATCGTGCCGGTTTCCGTGGTCGAGGACATCGCGCGCGGCGGCGATCCCGAGAAGTTCAAGCCGGCCGGCTACACCACGTTGCCCGGCGCCTCCTACCGGAACCAGTGGTGGGTGACGCACAATGCGCACGGCGCCTTCATGGCGCGCGGCGTGCATGGCCAGGGCATCTACATCGATCCGAAAGCCGAGATGGTGATCGCGCGCTACGCTTCGCATCCAGCCGCCGGCAATGCCGCCAACGACCCCGTGACGCTGCCGGCCTACATGGCGCTGGCGAAGGATTTGATGGCGGGCGGTTGA
- a CDS encoding glutathione S-transferase family protein, producing the protein MTITITAFERSPDGGKGLARDTRVRWALEEAGQPYEVRLVSFRAMKEPAHLALHPFGQIPTYEDGDLALFETGAIVFHIAERHAGLLPHDANARARAIAWMFAALNTVEPPILELVTAKLLEGDKPWSKERLPLVMDRIRDRLRQLSARLGDAEWLDGAFSAGDLLMVSVLLRLRPSGILDEFPNLAAYVARSEARPAYKRAFEAQLAVNAGKPLTGSGGPHE; encoded by the coding sequence ATGACCATCACCATTACCGCCTTTGAACGATCGCCCGATGGCGGCAAGGGACTGGCACGCGATACCCGCGTTCGCTGGGCGCTTGAGGAAGCCGGCCAACCTTACGAGGTCCGCCTTGTTTCATTCCGCGCGATGAAGGAGCCCGCGCATCTGGCACTGCATCCGTTCGGCCAGATTCCGACCTATGAGGACGGCGATCTGGCGCTGTTCGAGACAGGCGCGATCGTATTCCACATTGCCGAGCGCCATGCGGGCCTGCTGCCTCATGATGCCAATGCCCGGGCGCGCGCGATCGCATGGATGTTTGCAGCGCTGAACACGGTTGAACCACCGATCCTCGAACTCGTAACCGCCAAGCTGCTGGAGGGCGACAAGCCCTGGAGCAAGGAGCGCCTGCCTCTGGTGATGGATCGCATCCGCGACCGCTTGAGGCAACTCTCCGCGCGCCTTGGCGATGCCGAATGGCTCGACGGCGCGTTCAGCGCGGGCGATCTCCTGATGGTGTCGGTGCTGCTCAGGCTGAGACCATCGGGCATTCTGGACGAATTTCCGAACCTCGCCGCCTACGTCGCCCGCAGCGAAGCGCGGCCTGCGTACAAGAGGGCGTTCGAGGCACAGCTGGCGGTTAATGCCGGAAAGCCACTCACCGGCTCAGGTGGCCCGCATGAGTGA
- a CDS encoding CaiB/BaiF CoA-transferase family protein produces the protein MTGPLHGFRIVEMGGIGPAPFAGALLGDLGADVLRIDRVPRPGVEPDLPARFDFYNRNKRSVALDLKQPQAVATVLQLVAQADALIEGFRPSVMERLGLGPDACHAANPRLVYARMTGWGQQGPMSQEAGHDINYLALTGALHCLGDADRPPPPPLNLVADLGGGALYLTVGLLAAAMEARQSGKGQTIDVAMIDGVTHLMSAFQAFRQHGSWTERRADNIVDGGAPFYGSYATRDGKFIAVGAIEPHFYANLLNVMGLRAGEPPDQNDRAFWPQLRQRFAEIFAGRTRDEWVAAAMGHDACLAPILTIDEAPAHPQMQARSAYAMFDGVRHPSPAPRFSRTPSALHTPPPPPGRDTRQALADWGVSPEQIAVLESASAIAG, from the coding sequence TTGACCGGACCGTTGCATGGCTTTCGCATCGTCGAGATGGGCGGGATCGGCCCGGCTCCCTTTGCCGGCGCGCTGCTTGGCGATCTCGGTGCGGACGTGCTGCGGATCGATCGCGTTCCTCGGCCGGGCGTCGAACCGGACCTGCCGGCGCGGTTCGACTTTTACAACCGCAATAAGCGTTCGGTCGCGTTGGATCTCAAGCAGCCGCAGGCCGTCGCAACGGTGCTGCAGCTCGTCGCGCAGGCCGATGCGCTGATCGAGGGCTTCAGGCCATCGGTGATGGAACGGCTTGGCCTTGGGCCCGACGCGTGCCATGCCGCCAACCCGCGTCTGGTCTATGCACGCATGACCGGCTGGGGGCAGCAAGGGCCGATGTCGCAGGAGGCTGGGCACGACATCAACTATCTTGCGCTGACCGGCGCACTGCATTGCCTCGGGGACGCGGATCGCCCGCCGCCGCCTCCGCTCAATCTCGTTGCGGACCTCGGGGGTGGCGCGCTCTATCTCACTGTCGGCCTGCTTGCAGCGGCCATGGAGGCGCGGCAATCGGGCAAAGGACAGACCATCGACGTCGCCATGATCGACGGCGTGACGCACCTGATGTCGGCGTTCCAGGCGTTCCGCCAGCATGGCAGCTGGACTGAGCGGCGCGCCGACAACATCGTCGACGGCGGCGCACCCTTCTACGGCAGCTACGCGACCAGGGACGGCAAGTTCATTGCCGTCGGCGCGATCGAGCCGCATTTTTATGCCAATCTGTTGAACGTGATGGGACTCAGGGCAGGGGAACCGCCCGACCAGAACGACCGCGCATTCTGGCCGCAGCTGCGCCAGCGCTTCGCAGAGATCTTCGCCGGGCGAACGCGTGACGAATGGGTCGCGGCTGCGATGGGGCACGACGCCTGTCTCGCGCCGATCTTAACCATCGACGAGGCGCCCGCGCATCCGCAGATGCAGGCGCGAAGCGCCTACGCCATGTTCGATGGGGTTCGGCACCCGAGCCCGGCGCCGCGGTTCTCGCGCACGCCGTCTGCGCTTCACACGCCGCCGCCGCCGCCGGGGCGCGATACCCGGCAGGCGCTCGCGGATTGGGGCGTTTCGCCGGAGCAGATCGCGGTGCTGGAGTCGGCCAGCGCCATCGCGGGATGA
- a CDS encoding nitroreductase, with product MSMLERPSMSVDEAIRRRRSVRGFLPREVPEAILREVFALAQWSPSNCNVQPWVPHVVSGDRLKRLRDALVAAGMRDEPIKPDWPADGKFTGVYRERQVGAAQALYGAMGVARSDAVGRKLAYVRNQAFFDAPHAVFIFMPEPFDTREATDIGMYAQTLMLAFIARGIASCAQGALGLFPDIVREQLGIPGHQKLLFGISFGYEDIDVKANAARVDRAPIDDVVRFQR from the coding sequence ATGAGCATGCTGGAACGACCGTCGATGAGCGTCGATGAAGCGATCCGCCGGCGGCGTTCCGTGCGCGGCTTCCTTCCGCGCGAGGTGCCCGAGGCGATCCTTCGCGAGGTCTTCGCGCTGGCGCAATGGTCGCCATCGAACTGCAACGTGCAGCCGTGGGTCCCTCACGTGGTGTCGGGAGACAGGCTCAAACGGCTTCGTGACGCGCTCGTTGCGGCGGGAATGCGCGACGAGCCGATCAAGCCGGATTGGCCGGCCGACGGCAAGTTCACGGGAGTCTATCGCGAACGGCAGGTCGGTGCCGCGCAGGCGCTTTATGGCGCTATGGGTGTCGCGCGAAGCGACGCGGTCGGGCGCAAGCTGGCCTATGTCCGCAACCAGGCCTTCTTCGATGCGCCCCACGCTGTCTTCATCTTCATGCCCGAGCCGTTCGATACGCGCGAGGCCACTGATATCGGCATGTACGCGCAAACCCTGATGCTCGCGTTCATCGCCCGCGGCATCGCCTCCTGCGCGCAGGGCGCGCTCGGATTGTTTCCTGACATCGTTCGCGAGCAGCTTGGAATTCCCGGCCATCAAAAACTGCTGTTCGGTATCTCGTTTGGCTATGAGGATATCGACGTCAAGGCCAATGCGGCGCGCGTCGACCGGGCCCCGATCGATGACGTCGTGCGCTTCCAGCGCTGA
- a CDS encoding phosphotransferase family protein codes for MTGQTSAGDLDFDLCRLDAYLRDWLGGSAATRVTRTSGGMSNPTYFVTRGDWRAVLRKQPNNVLMPSAHAIDREYRVLTALQENAAPTPKPYRYCEDRDVLGTPFYLMEWLEGRVVHDYALPGFTRDERFACYRSMCAALAAIHKLDFRAVGLADFGKPGNYFARQLSRWSKLWIEYRRDDDDNPALDRMVRWLSERVPESEGLALCHGDFRMGNLVFHPTEPHVVGVLDWELSTLGHPLVDLAFNSQAWRMAPDENGGLLGLPLDDMGIPSERDYLELYYQLSGATERLTVFHQVFAMFRGAVGSAGVAARGDLGNNVLPDAANVGRRLARAYATRGMALIESES; via the coding sequence ATGACCGGGCAGACGAGCGCCGGCGACCTGGATTTCGACCTTTGTCGGCTCGATGCCTATTTGAGGGATTGGCTGGGTGGAAGCGCCGCGACGCGCGTGACGCGAACCAGTGGGGGAATGTCGAACCCCACCTATTTCGTGACGCGCGGCGATTGGCGTGCGGTCCTGCGCAAGCAGCCGAACAATGTGCTGATGCCGTCGGCCCATGCCATTGATCGCGAATATCGCGTGTTGACGGCGCTTCAGGAGAATGCCGCGCCGACGCCGAAACCGTATCGTTACTGTGAGGATCGCGACGTCCTCGGGACGCCCTTCTATCTGATGGAATGGCTGGAGGGACGCGTGGTCCACGACTACGCGTTACCCGGTTTCACGCGCGACGAGCGGTTCGCATGCTATCGCTCAATGTGCGCCGCGCTGGCCGCGATCCACAAGCTCGACTTCCGGGCAGTCGGGCTCGCAGACTTCGGTAAGCCCGGAAACTATTTCGCGCGCCAGCTCAGCCGCTGGTCGAAGCTGTGGATCGAGTACCGCCGCGACGACGACGATAACCCGGCACTCGACAGGATGGTGCGCTGGCTCTCCGAGCGTGTGCCGGAAAGCGAAGGCCTGGCGCTGTGCCATGGCGATTTCCGCATGGGAAATCTGGTGTTTCATCCGACCGAGCCACATGTGGTCGGCGTCCTGGATTGGGAATTGTCAACCTTGGGCCATCCGCTTGTCGATCTCGCCTTCAACAGCCAGGCGTGGCGCATGGCGCCGGACGAGAACGGCGGACTGCTCGGCCTGCCGCTCGACGACATGGGCATCCCGAGCGAGCGGGATTACCTCGAACTTTATTACCAACTGTCTGGTGCGACCGAGCGCCTGACGGTCTTTCACCAGGTCTTTGCGATGTTCCGCGGTGCGGTCGGAAGTGCCGGCGTGGCGGCACGCGGCGATCTCGGCAACAACGTCCTGCCCGATGCCGCCAATGTGGGACGACGGCTCGCCCGCGCTTACGCGACGCGGGGGATGGCCCTGATCGAGAGCGAGTCATGA
- a CDS encoding acyl-CoA dehydrogenase family protein, translated as MDFELPKEITDKLAELDAFIEAEIKPLERDNIKFFDHRRENARTDWDNDGRPRDEWRALIGEMERRADKAGHLRYGLPKSCGGQGASNLAIASIREHLAAKGLGLHNDLQDESSIVGNFPIIPALADYGTEEQKTYIEGIITGKKHLSFGLTEPGHGSDATWLETTGVRDGNHWVINGRKRWNSQVARAHANLVFARTSGKPGEAKGITAFVVPTDTPGHNVLYNHWTFNMPSDHAETELVNVRVPESAILHREGEGLVVAQRFVHENRIRQAAASAGAARYCIQEAVKYAKSRVAFGEPLAKKQAVQFPLVELWADYQMLRNFIFRTAWQMDRQNPLTISDMVSICNFRANRLCCEAADRAMQVHGGMGYSRAMPFEHIYRHHRRYRITEGTEEVQMRRVAQYLFGFSGKSAS; from the coding sequence GTGGATTTCGAACTCCCGAAGGAGATCACCGACAAGCTCGCCGAGCTTGACGCGTTTATCGAGGCGGAGATCAAGCCGCTCGAACGGGACAATATCAAGTTCTTCGATCACCGCCGTGAGAACGCGCGAACCGACTGGGACAATGACGGCCGACCCCGCGATGAATGGCGGGCGCTGATCGGCGAGATGGAGCGCCGCGCCGACAAGGCGGGGCATCTGCGCTACGGCCTGCCGAAATCATGCGGCGGGCAGGGCGCCTCGAATCTGGCGATCGCCTCGATCCGAGAGCATCTGGCGGCCAAGGGGCTGGGTCTGCACAACGACTTGCAGGATGAGTCGTCGATCGTCGGCAATTTTCCGATCATTCCGGCGCTGGCCGACTATGGGACCGAGGAGCAGAAGACCTATATCGAAGGCATCATCACGGGCAAGAAACATCTGTCGTTCGGCCTGACCGAGCCGGGGCACGGCAGCGACGCGACTTGGCTCGAGACCACCGGTGTGCGCGACGGAAACCATTGGGTCATCAATGGCCGCAAGCGATGGAACAGCCAGGTCGCGCGCGCGCATGCCAATCTGGTGTTCGCCCGCACCTCGGGCAAGCCGGGCGAGGCCAAGGGCATTACCGCCTTCGTCGTGCCGACCGACACGCCCGGCCATAACGTGCTCTACAACCACTGGACCTTCAACATGCCGAGCGATCACGCGGAAACGGAGCTCGTCAATGTGCGCGTGCCCGAAAGTGCGATCCTGCACAGGGAAGGCGAGGGGCTCGTCGTCGCGCAACGCTTTGTGCATGAGAACCGCATCCGTCAGGCCGCGGCCAGCGCCGGCGCGGCGCGCTATTGCATCCAGGAGGCGGTCAAATACGCCAAATCGCGCGTCGCGTTCGGCGAACCGCTCGCCAAGAAGCAGGCCGTTCAGTTTCCGCTCGTCGAGCTCTGGGCGGACTATCAGATGCTGCGCAACTTCATCTTCCGCACGGCGTGGCAGATGGATCGCCAGAACCCGCTGACAATCAGCGATATGGTCTCGATCTGTAACTTCCGTGCCAACCGGTTGTGCTGCGAGGCCGCGGACCGTGCGATGCAGGTGCATGGCGGCATGGGCTACAGCCGCGCCATGCCTTTCGAGCACATCTATCGGCACCACCGCCGTTACCGCATCACGGAGGGAACGGAGGAGGTGCAGATGCGGCGCGTGGCGCAGTATCTGTTCGGCTTCAGCGGCAAGAGCGCGAGCTGA
- a CDS encoding SDR family NAD(P)-dependent oxidoreductase translates to MKRLEGKRAVVTGGGGGIGRASAIRFAREGASVLVVGRAGNAEETASAIRGEGGIASAMITDAAVEENVAAIVSRCVSEFGGLEIFFANIGVTGTNTPLLEQTVEEWSEVYRINTISCFLAIKYAGRHMTAQGYGSIILTSSAASLRANAGAISYSASKAAVNNLAQTAANAFSGTGVRVNAVLPGLVETQLTRKVFEDARARGIESKLGHVTPLKRPGRAEEIAAAAAFLASDDSSYVDGQLLSVDGGVSSTHPYGRIAL, encoded by the coding sequence ATGAAGCGGCTCGAAGGCAAGCGCGCGGTCGTCACCGGCGGCGGAGGCGGGATCGGCCGCGCCAGCGCGATTCGCTTCGCGCGCGAAGGTGCATCGGTCCTGGTGGTCGGCCGCGCCGGCAATGCCGAAGAGACCGCGTCGGCGATCCGGGGCGAGGGTGGCATCGCATCAGCCATGATCACGGATGCCGCGGTCGAGGAGAATGTGGCCGCGATCGTATCGCGCTGCGTCTCGGAGTTCGGTGGGCTGGAAATCTTCTTCGCCAATATCGGGGTTACCGGGACCAATACGCCGTTGCTAGAGCAAACGGTGGAGGAATGGTCGGAGGTCTACCGCATCAATACGATCAGCTGCTTCCTCGCCATCAAATATGCAGGGCGCCATATGACCGCGCAGGGCTATGGTTCGATTATCCTGACGTCGTCCGCCGCGTCGCTACGCGCCAATGCAGGCGCGATCTCCTATAGCGCAAGCAAGGCGGCGGTGAACAATCTGGCACAGACGGCGGCGAACGCCTTTTCCGGCACGGGCGTGCGCGTCAATGCGGTGCTGCCGGGGCTCGTCGAGACCCAGCTGACCCGCAAGGTTTTCGAGGACGCCCGCGCACGAGGCATCGAATCCAAGCTCGGCCACGTCACGCCGCTGAAGCGGCCGGGCCGCGCCGAGGAAATCGCGGCCGCCGCGGCGTTCCTGGCAAGTGACGACTCCTCATATGTCGACGGCCAGTTGCTGTCTGTCGACGGCGGTGTCAGCAGCACCCATCCCTACGGCCGGATCGCGCTCTAG
- a CDS encoding SDR family oxidoreductase: protein MSSRLEDRVCVVTGAARGIGFSIAERFGREGRRLACVDISAKRLEPAVNRLKDMRFEAKGYEVDVGRRDDVHALFARVEREFDAPVAVLVNNAVFARFEPLAEIAVDTVERMFAVGVHGLIWATQAVVPQMERRGGGAIVNVSSVSAFHPAKDSIAYSALKAGVVGLSRASAIELAAKKIRVNVIAPGMIGTPASIAQFDEATVAARQAEMPAGRFGQPEEIASLAAFLASDDASYIQGAVVTADGGWTVPAK, encoded by the coding sequence ATGAGCTCGCGTCTCGAGGATCGCGTCTGCGTCGTCACGGGGGCAGCGCGCGGAATCGGCTTTTCCATTGCCGAGCGCTTCGGTCGCGAGGGTCGACGACTGGCCTGTGTCGATATCAGCGCAAAGCGGCTGGAGCCCGCGGTCAACAGGCTGAAGGACATGAGGTTCGAGGCCAAGGGATACGAGGTTGATGTCGGCCGTCGCGATGACGTTCATGCGCTGTTTGCCCGCGTCGAGCGCGAATTCGATGCGCCGGTCGCGGTGCTCGTCAACAATGCCGTGTTTGCGCGCTTCGAGCCGCTGGCGGAGATCGCGGTCGATACGGTGGAGCGGATGTTTGCCGTCGGCGTGCATGGCCTGATCTGGGCGACGCAAGCGGTGGTGCCGCAGATGGAGCGGCGCGGCGGCGGAGCGATCGTGAATGTGAGCTCGGTGTCGGCGTTTCATCCGGCCAAGGATTCCATCGCCTATTCCGCGCTGAAAGCCGGCGTCGTCGGCCTCTCGCGGGCTTCCGCTATCGAGCTCGCCGCTAAGAAGATCCGCGTCAACGTGATCGCGCCGGGCATGATCGGAACGCCGGCCTCGATCGCACAGTTCGACGAGGCAACGGTTGCGGCGCGTCAGGCGGAGATGCCCGCCGGGCGTTTTGGTCAACCCGAGGAGATCGCTTCGCTCGCTGCGTTCCTTGCGAGCGACGATGCCAGCTACATCCAGGGCGCGGTCGTCACCGCCGACGGCGGCTGGACCGTTCCTGCAAAATAG
- a CDS encoding AMP-binding protein, translated as MSENRFDPVAHARAMRASGFWVDKSFDEFLQQTIAATPNKLALMADRADRDAPKRLTYAELGDMISRAAAALRRLGIGPGDVVSVQLPNWWEFAVIALAAFRVGAVVNPLMPIFREHELSYMLGFAETKLLVVPKLFRGFDHETMARSLQPGLPKLAHVIVVDGEGPDGFEQTLLSGSERLGPPTVGEIGALPADRMAVLMFTSGTTGSPKGVMHCLNTLMGCCIGLAGRFGLDAGDTMLVCSPLGHMTGFAAGMLLGLKIGATVIFQDVWEPKRGVSIMAKEGVTYSAGAATFLADMCEAVAAGAAKPAELRKFLCAGAPIPPALIDRAYRELDLKVCSLWGMTESLASTLTEPERALEKSSKTDGRPVEGVAVKVLRMDGSPAAVGERGLLKVRGAQMFLGYYKREDMEPFDADGWFDTGDMAYMDDEGYIRIDGRIKDIIIRGGENVPVLDIENLMFKLPAVLSVAIVGYPDPRLGERACAFVVLRPGTALDLAGVQAHMAEHKVAKQYWPERLEIVADLPKTPAGKVQKYQLREIAKAFAEPPHKASA; from the coding sequence ATGAGCGAGAACCGGTTCGATCCCGTGGCGCATGCGCGCGCGATGCGTGCCAGCGGTTTCTGGGTCGACAAGAGTTTTGACGAGTTCCTGCAGCAGACGATCGCCGCCACGCCAAACAAGCTCGCGTTGATGGCGGATCGCGCCGATCGTGACGCGCCGAAGCGCCTGACTTACGCAGAGCTGGGTGACATGATTTCGCGTGCGGCGGCGGCGCTGCGTCGTCTTGGCATCGGCCCAGGGGATGTCGTGTCGGTCCAGTTGCCGAACTGGTGGGAATTCGCGGTGATTGCACTGGCGGCGTTCCGGGTCGGCGCGGTCGTCAATCCCCTGATGCCGATCTTTCGCGAGCACGAGCTCAGCTACATGCTCGGCTTTGCCGAGACAAAGCTGCTGGTCGTGCCAAAACTGTTCCGCGGTTTCGATCATGAAACGATGGCACGCTCGCTGCAGCCGGGCCTGCCGAAGCTTGCGCATGTCATCGTCGTCGACGGCGAGGGGCCTGATGGCTTCGAGCAGACCTTGCTGTCCGGCAGCGAGCGTCTCGGCCCGCCGACGGTCGGTGAGATCGGCGCGCTGCCGGCCGACCGGATGGCCGTGCTGATGTTCACGTCGGGAACGACCGGCTCGCCGAAGGGCGTCATGCATTGCCTCAACACGCTGATGGGTTGCTGCATCGGACTTGCCGGGCGCTTCGGCCTCGACGCCGGCGATACCATGCTGGTCTGCTCGCCGCTCGGCCACATGACCGGCTTTGCCGCCGGCATGCTGCTCGGCCTGAAGATCGGTGCGACCGTGATCTTCCAGGACGTCTGGGAGCCGAAGCGCGGCGTCTCGATCATGGCCAAGGAGGGCGTCACCTATTCTGCTGGCGCCGCGACGTTCCTGGCCGACATGTGCGAGGCTGTTGCGGCCGGCGCGGCGAAACCGGCCGAGCTGCGCAAGTTCCTTTGCGCGGGCGCGCCGATCCCGCCGGCGCTGATCGATCGCGCCTATCGGGAGCTCGATCTCAAGGTCTGCTCGCTCTGGGGCATGACCGAGTCGCTCGCGAGCACGCTGACCGAGCCGGAGCGCGCGCTGGAAAAATCCTCCAAGACCGACGGACGTCCGGTCGAAGGCGTCGCGGTGAAGGTCTTGCGCATGGACGGCTCTCCGGCCGCGGTCGGGGAACGCGGTCTCCTCAAGGTCCGCGGCGCGCAGATGTTCCTCGGCTACTACAAGCGGGAGGACATGGAACCGTTTGACGCCGACGGTTGGTTCGACACCGGCGACATGGCCTATATGGACGACGAGGGCTACATCCGCATCGACGGCCGCATCAAGGACATCATCATTCGCGGCGGGGAAAACGTCCCCGTCTTAGACATCGAAAATCTGATGTTCAAACTTCCCGCTGTGCTGTCCGTGGCGATCGTTGGCTATCCGGATCCACGGCTCGGAGAGCGGGCTTGCGCCTTCGTCGTACTGCGTCCCGGCACGGCGCTCGATCTGGCCGGCGTGCAGGCCCACATGGCCGAGCACAAGGTCGCCAAGCAGTATTGGCCCGAGCGTCTTGAAATCGTCGCCGACCTGCCGAAGACGCCGGCCGGCAAGGTGCAGAAATATCAGCTCCGCGAGATTGCCAAGGCGTTCGCCGAGCCGCCCCACAAGGCTAGCGCATGA
- a CDS encoding zinc-binding dehydrogenase, with translation MKAAVLERRGLDGVAWRDFPDPAPAAGESVLKVAASSVNRVDLYMRDNGGGITHTLPQVMGVEAAGEIVEAAPGSGLKPGMKAVLFSEAFCGKCRYCLAGDQPLCENVKIMGEHRNGGFADYIAMPSSCFFPLPDDADLVAAGALMTGHLTAWRMLFGKRALQPGESVMIVGIGGGVAVACLQLAKLVGARVFVTSSSDAKIARAVAMGADGGVNYRSDKVSAAIQQISGGGVDMVIDSVGEASWGESLRSLRRGGRLVTCGATTGSNPPADLQRVFIRQLEIYGSTGGSIAEFRQLLDVFNRGLVRPVIDSSFRMADAPAALARLASGAQFGKVSLVA, from the coding sequence ATGAAGGCGGCAGTGCTGGAACGACGCGGACTGGACGGCGTGGCCTGGCGCGATTTCCCCGACCCGGCACCGGCTGCGGGCGAGTCCGTGCTCAAGGTCGCCGCGTCCTCGGTCAATCGCGTCGATCTCTACATGCGCGACAATGGCGGCGGCATCACCCACACGTTGCCGCAGGTGATGGGGGTCGAGGCCGCTGGGGAGATCGTCGAGGCCGCGCCCGGCAGCGGCTTGAAGCCGGGCATGAAGGCGGTGCTCTTCTCCGAGGCGTTTTGCGGCAAGTGCCGATACTGCCTGGCCGGCGACCAGCCGCTATGCGAGAACGTCAAGATCATGGGCGAGCATCGCAACGGCGGCTTCGCCGACTACATCGCGATGCCCAGCAGTTGCTTCTTTCCCCTGCCCGATGATGCTGATCTGGTGGCGGCGGGCGCCCTGATGACCGGCCATCTCACGGCCTGGCGGATGCTGTTCGGCAAGCGCGCCTTGCAGCCCGGCGAAAGCGTCATGATCGTCGGCATCGGTGGCGGCGTCGCGGTGGCCTGCCTTCAACTTGCAAAGCTCGTGGGCGCCCGCGTCTTCGTCACCTCCTCCAGCGACGCGAAGATCGCCAGGGCCGTTGCGATGGGAGCGGATGGCGGCGTCAACTATCGGAGTGACAAGGTGTCGGCCGCCATCCAGCAGATCAGCGGCGGCGGTGTCGACATGGTGATCGACAGCGTCGGCGAAGCCAGCTGGGGTGAATCGCTGCGTTCCTTGCGCCGTGGCGGCCGGCTGGTCACCTGCGGTGCCACGACTGGCTCGAACCCACCGGCGGATCTGCAGCGGGTCTTCATCCGCCAGCTCGAGATCTATGGCTCGACGGGTGGCAGCATCGCGGAGTTCCGCCAGTTGCTCGATGTGTTCAATCGCGGCCTGGTCCGGCCGGTGATCGACTCATCGTTCAGGATGGCAGACGCTCCTGCGGCCCTTGCTCGTCTCGCCTCCGGGGCACAGTTTGGCAAGGTGTCGCTCGTGGCATAG